The following proteins are encoded in a genomic region of Oncorhynchus kisutch isolate 150728-3 linkage group LG18, Okis_V2, whole genome shotgun sequence:
- the LOC109909983 gene encoding putative ferric-chelate reductase 1: MDRYILIIASVLRVVRCYSSGEVTEACEDMAPQHFVTAQQSPAPFSVTADRSSFKEGDEITVWLLADSTPFIGFMLQARAVNGSSPLGVFTVTGGEAQLLTCNGQPTSAVSHTSASAKLSIQGTWRAPTSYGFNSIQFSASFVIDFSTFWVGVTSYPVTFSGTAATPANSTSIPITSTTSASSTAVFPSQSSLSISSAGCGSSKVCFRQPLNCDPGVSPDCYFLSAMTSIRDTAIHLEMTGPSDGYIAIGFSDDQMMGDDDIFICGRDSNGIIQLQHAYSTGRRRPDIVPLGNVSDVKSSMKDDIISCSFTTRNPISIPRSVRSSSPYYLMFAHGPTSNGEIGHHTSTFLSDTKMDISRPQGITNATQPLIIKAHGALMLIAWMTTGSLGMITARYLKDVANGEECWHDVWFLVHVFLMTLTVAATIIAIILSFSQVGGWSGGAHPVLGWVVMILAFFQLIVAMFRCGPHHRWRFLFNWSHALNAVAIKVVAVVAIFTGLSLIDSSEDKWLLKVMGGFVGWEATLYILLDVHMRCKCSDNEEGASESACKALLLLVLFFLGNMAFLVALLVGIAMS; this comes from the exons ATGGATCGATACATATTGATCATTGCGAGTGTTCTGCGGGTCGTGCGGTGCTACAGCTCCGGAGAGGTGACTGAGGCGTGTGAGGATATGGCACCGCAACACTTCGTAACCGCACAGCAGAGCCCTGCGCCATTCTCTGTCACCGCTGACCGGTCCAGCTTCAAGGAGGGCGATGAAATCACAG TCTGGCTCCTGGCAGATTCCACTCCATTCATTGGGTTTATGTTACAAGCCAGAGCAGTTAATGGAAGCAGTCCTCTGGGAGTCTTCACTGTAACAGGTGGAGAGGCCCAGCTCCTCACCTGCAACGGACAACCT ACGTCTGCAGTTTCTCACACATCAGCATCAGCTAAATTATCCATCCAGGGAACATGGAGGGCCCCCACATCATATGGCTTTAACTCTATCCAATTCAG TGCATCCTTTGTAATAGATTTCTCCACCTTCTGGGTTGGCGTGACAAGTTATCCAGTCACGTTCAGTGGCACTGCTGCAACACCAGCTAACAGCACATCCATACCCATCACCTCGACCACCTCCGCCTCATCTACAGCAGTATTTCCATCGCAATCCTCA TTGTCCATCTCGAGTGCTGGATGTGGCAGCAGTAAGGTCTGTTTCAGGCAACCTCTGAACTGTGACCCTGGGGTCAGCCCAGACTGTTACTTCCTATCTGCTATGACCTCTATCAGGGATACAGCCATCCATTTGGAAATGACCGGCCCTTCAGATGGCTACATCGCCATCGGCTTCTCAGATGACCAGATGATG GGAGATGATGACATCTTTATTTGTGGCCGGGACAGTAACGGGATCATCCAGTTGCAACATGCCTATTCAACAGGAAGAAGGCGGCCGGACATAGTTCCTCTG GGAAATGTTTCTGATGTTAAATCCTCAATGAAGGATGATATCATTAGCTGTTCCTTCACGACTAGGAACCCCATCTCAATTCCGCGATCGGTACGGTCCAGTTCCCCCTACTACCTCATGTTTGCTCACGGACCAACCAGTAATG GGGAAATTGGGCATCATACAAGCACCTTCCTCAGTGACACTAAGATGGATATTTCAAGACCTCAGGGCATCACCAATGCAACCCAGCCTCTTATTATCAAAGCACATG GTGCCCTGATGTTGATAGCATGGATGACCACAGGTAGTCTAGGAATGATCACAGCCAGGTATCTCAAAGATGTGGCCAATGGGGAGGAATGTTGGCACGATGTTTGGTTCCTG GTACACGTGTTTCTTATGACACTAACTGTTGCTGCCACCATCATTGCCATCATTTTGTCCTTCTCACAAGTTGGAGGCTGGAGTGGG GGAGCCCATCCTGTGTTGGGCTGGGTCGTGATGATTCTGGCCTTCTTCCAGCTGATCGTTGCCATGTTCCGATGTGGACCTCACCATCGCTG GCGATTCCTCTTTAATTGGTCGCATGCTTTAAATGCAGTGGCGATAAAAGTTGTAGCTG TGGTGGCCATATTCACTGGGTTGTCGTTGATTGACAGCTCTGAGGATAAGTGGCTTCTGAAGGTGATGGGTGGTTTTGTTGGATGGGAGGCAACACTGTACATCCTGCTAGATGTTCACATGCGCTGCAAGTGCAGTG aTAACGAAGAGGGTGCTTCTGAATCG GCATGCAAGGCTTTGTTACTACTGGTCCTGTTTTTCCTAGGAAATATGGCATTTTTGGTAGCACTACTTGTTGGAATTGCCATGTCATGA
- the LOC109909980 gene encoding glycogen debranching enzyme isoform X2: MVRSRQTRVLFLNDMERLERTLFRLEQGFELQFRLGPTLQGRHVQVHTNYPAEGEKFDRVKFWPLNWINPTGREDDSDKYCKLDLQVAGSYQYYFCAGTEEKTGSGYIVVDPVLRVGADNHVLPLDCIAIQTYLAKCLGPLDEWQDRLRVAKETGYNMIHFTPLQKLGMSRSCYSLADQLELNPEFSTEGKNYTWMDVGNLVEKLKKEWNMVCITDVVYNHTAANSRWLCLHPECGYNLVNSPHLKPAWVLDRALWHLTCDIADGKYSGHGVPAHIENEHQLHMLRGVLWDEIYPRTKLWEFYQVNVEKAVEQFRKLLQAGGKAVRLENEDKKRLRILPDPHGRRFGNTVDMTSALETFIPNGNEPSSIQECCNWLRNRLEELNVESYKEMHYHEEQATNCIVGNVVYERLADHGPKLGPITRNHPVVCGYFTFPFEDNLTFDQEMQLMSQTDKACHFLAHNGWVMSDDPLRNFAEPGSNVYLRRELICWGDSVKLRYGEKPADCPYLWAHMKKYTEITAQHFAGVRLDNCHSTPLHVAEAMLATARGVSPNLYVIAELFTGSELIDNVFVNRLGITSLVREAMSAGDSHEEGRLVYRFGGEPVGSFVQPSLRPLVPSIAHAMFLDVTHDNECPVQIRSAYDSLPSSAIVSMASCATGSTRGYDELVPHQISVVKEERFYPKWNSEAKPSSAGEVNSQSGIIAGKLALNMLHQELASKGFSQVYVDQVDEDIVAVTRHCPSTHQSVVAVCHTAFRNPKTYQYRQEVPPMCIPGKIEEVVLEARTVERIAGSYQKDRKSINGLPDHTLEIREHIQLHDSKIVKQDDVMCKGRSEFVQEIEFEHLSPGSVIVFRVSLDPRSQELVGVLRRHLVQFSDHYKTGSMPDNNAPAILTTPLAAIMSKVTLADMNVLLFRCDAEEQEDGGGCYNIPSWMSLKYGGLQGLMSVMGDIRPKNDLGHPFCDNLRRGDWMIDYVSNRLVIKGGALGEVGKWFQAMFTYLKHIPRYLVPCYFDSIIVGAYTTALDIVFNKMSNFIQTGSTLVKQLALGSVQMCGVGLHPALPPLAPTLLDVPYRLNGVTNEKEQCCVSLAAGLPHFAAGMVRCWGRDTFMALRGLMLVTGRHLEARNIILAFAGTLRYGLIPNLLGQGTGARYNCRDAVWWWLQCIQDYCNMVPDGVNILMCPVSRMYPTNVSQPQPAGAWIQPLYDVIHEAMTRHMQGTEFRERNAGPQIDRNMTDEGFNVEAKVNEDTGFVYGGNRFNCGTWMDKMGESDKAHNKGIPATPRDGSAVEIVGLCKSTVRWLVDLHTHGFFPYATLTILSDGRNISVPYEEWNRKIQENFEKMFYVSHNLQDPNEKHPDLVHKRGIYKDSYGASSPWCDYQLRPNFAITMVVAPELFTVERAWEALEMAETKLLGPLGMKTLDPDDMKYCGVYDNTLDSENFNVAKGFNYHQGPEWLWPVGYFLRAKLYFAKKMGPEIYDKTVYLVKNVLSRHNIHFERSSWKGLPELTNENGQYCPFSCETQAWSIATILEVLHDL; the protein is encoded by the exons ATGGTTCGAAGCAGACAGACCAGAGTACTGTTCCTGAATGACATGGAGCGACTAGAGAGGACTCTGTTCCGACTAGAGCAAG GCTTTGAGCTCCAGTTCCGGTTGGGGCCCACTCTGCAGGGGAGGCATGTGCAGGTCCACACTAACTACCCTGCGGAGGGAGAGAAGTTTGACCGGGTTAAGTTCTGGCCTCTGAACTGGATAAACCCAACGGGGAGAGAGGATGACTCGGACAAGTACTGCAAACTGGACCTGCAGGTGGCAGGGTCCTACCAGTATTACTTTTGTGCTGG GACTGAAGAGAAGACTGGTAGTGGCTACATAGTGGTGGACCCAGTGCTGCGTGTGGGTGCTGATAACCATGTTCTACCCCTGGACTGTATTGCCATTCAGACATACCTGGCCAAGTGCCTGGGGCCTCTGGACGAATGGCAGGACAGGCTCAGGGTTGCCAAGGAGACCG gttATAACATGATCCACTTCACCCCGCTGCAGAAGTTAGGGATGTCTCGCTCCTGCTATTCTCTGGCCGACCAACTGGAGCTCAACCCAGAGTTCTCTACTGAAGGGAAGAACTACACCTGGATGGATGTGGGCAACCTGGTGGAGAAACTGAAGAAAGAGTGGAACATGGTCTGCATCACTGACGTGGTCTACAACCATACAG ctGCTAACAGTAGGTGGTTATGTCTACACCCTGAGTGTGGCTATAATCTGGTGAACTCGCCCCACCTGAAGCCAGCCTGGGTGCTGGACAGGGCTCTGTGGCACCTCACCTGTGACATCGCAGACGGGAAGTACAGTGGCCATGGTGTTCCTGCTCACATCGAGAATGAACACCAACTCCAC ATGCTGCGAGGTGTCCTCTGGGATGAGATCTACCCCAGGACCAAGCTGTGGGAGTTCTACCAGGTGAACGTGGAGAAGGCTGTGGAACAGTTCAGGAAGCTGCTTCAGGCAG GAGGCAAAGCAGTGAGATTAGAGAATGAGGATAAGAAGCGTCTGAGGATCCTCCCGGACCCCCATGGTCGACGCTTCGGTAACACCGTGGACATGACCTCAGCCTTGGAGACCTTCATACCCAATGG CAATGAGCCCTCATCCATCCAGGAGTGTTGTAACTGGTTGAGGAACAGACTGGAGGAGCTGAATGTGGAGAGCTATAAGGAGATGCACTACCATGAGGAACAGGCCACCAACTGCATTGTGGGAAATGTAGTGTACGAACGCCTTGCAGACCACGGGCCTAAGTTGGGACCTATTACCAGGAATCATCCAGTGGTGTGTGGATATTTCACCTTCCCGTTTGAGGACAACTTGACCTTTGACCAGGAAATGCAGCTGATGAGCCAGACAGACAAAGCGTGTCACTTCCTGGCCCACAACGGCTGGGTGATGTCAGACGACCCCCTGAGGAACTTTGCTGAGCCAG GCTCTAACGTGTACCTGAGGAGGGAGCTGATCTGCTGGGGAGACAGTGTGAAGCTGCGTTACGGTGAGAAACCAGCGGACTGTCCCTACCTGTGGGCCCACATGAAGAAGTATACAGAGATCACAGCCCAACACTTTGCGGGCGTGCGCTTGGACAACtgtcactccactcctctacatGTGGCCGAG GCGATGCTGGCAACAGCCAGGGGGGTCAGCCCTAACCTCTATGTGATAGCTGAACTCTTTACGGGCAGCGAGCTGATTGACAATGTGTTTGTAAACCGCCTGGGGATTACCAGTCTGGTCAGAG AGGCTATGAGTGCAGGGGACAGTCATGAGGAGGGCAGGCTGGTCTACAGGTTTGGTGGAGAGCCTGTGGGCTCTTTCGTCCAGCCCAGCCTCAGACCTCTGGTGCCCTCTATCGCCCATGCCATGTTCCTGGATGTTACCCATGACAACGAGTGCCCTGTCCAG ATTCGCTCTGCGTACGACTCCCTCCCGAGCTCTGCTATTGTCTCCATGGCCAGTTGTGCTACAGGCAGTACTAGAGGATATGACGAGCTGGTCCCTCACCAG ATCTCTGTTGTGAAGGAGGAGCGCTTCTATCCAAAGTGGAACTCAGAGGCCAAGCCCTCCTCTGCAGGGGAGGTGAACTCCCAGAGTGGTATCATCGCTGGGAAACTGGCCCTCAACATGCTGCACCAAGAACTGGCCTCTAAGGGCTTCTCGCAG gtCTATGTGGACCAGGTGGATGAGGACATAGTGGCAGTAACCAGACATTGCCCCAGCACACACCAGTCTGTGGTAGCTGTGTGTCACACTGCCTTCAGGAACCCCAAGACCTATCAATATAGACAGGAGGTTCCCCCCATGTGCATCCCAG GTAAAATAGAGGAGGTGGTACTGGAGGCCAGGACTGTGGAGAGGATAGCTGGGTCGTACCAGAAAGACCGGAAGAGCATCAACGGTCTCCCTGACCACACATTAGAGATCAGAGAACACATCCAG CTACATGACAGCAAGATTGTGAAACAGGATGATGTCATGTGTAAGGGCCGCAGTGAATTTGTCCAGGAGATTGAATTCGAACACCTCAGCCCTGGTAGTGTGATAGTGTTCAG GGTGAGTCTGGACCCCAGGTCCCAGGAGCTGGTGGGGGTTCTGAGGAGACACCTGGTCCAGTTCAGTGACCATTACAAGACGGGCAGTATGCCTGACAACAACGCCCCAGCCATACTCACTACTCCTCTGGCAGC TATTATGTCCAAGGTGACCCTGGCGGACATGAACGTGTTGCTGTTCCGTTGTGACGCTGAAGAGCAGGAGGACGGTGGAGGCTGCTACAACATCCCTTCCTGGATGAGTCTCAAGTACGGAGGCCTGCAAG GTCTGATGTCGGTGATGGGGGACATTCGTCCCAAAAATGACCTGGGACACCCCTTCTGTGACAACTTGAGACGGGGAGATTGGATGATCGACTACGTCAGCAACCGGCTGGTCATCAAGGGAGGAGCACTGGGCGAG GTAGGCAAGTGGTTCCAGGCCATGTTTACCTATCTGAAGCACATCCCTCGCTACCTGGTGCCATGCTACTTCGACTCCATCATTGTTGGGGCTTATACCACCGCCTTGGATATTGTGTTCAATAAAATGTCAAA CTTCATCCAGACCGGTTCCACCCTGGTgaagcagttagctctgggctcaGTACAGATGTGTGGAGTTGGCCTGCACCCCGCCCTTCCCCCCCTGGCACCCACGCTGCTTGACGTGCCCTACCGTCTCAATGGGGTTACCAACGAGAAAGAGCAGTGCTGTGTGTCACTGGCTGCAG GTCTTCCTCATTTTGCGGCTGGGATGGTCCGTTGCTGGGGCCGGGACACTTTCATGGCACTGCGAGGTCTGATGCTGGTGACAGGAAGACACCTGGAGGCCAG AAACATAATCCTGGCGTTCGCTGGCACCCTGAGGTATGGCCTGATCCCCAACCTGCTGGGACAGGGGACTGGCGCCCGCTATAACTGCCGTGACGcagtatggtggtggctgcagTGCATCCAGGACTACTGCAACATGGTGCCTGACGGAGTCAACATCCTCATGTGCCCTGTGTCAAGGATGTATCCCACCAATGTGTCCCAGCCACAGCCCGCTGGAGCCTGG ATCCAGCCCCTGTATGATGTCATTCATGAGGCGATGACGCGTCATATGCAGGGGACGGAGTTCAGGGAGAGGAACGCTGGACCACAGATAGATCGCAACATGACCGATGAAG GGTTTAATGTTGAGGCCAAGGTGAATGAAGACACTGGGTTTGTCTATGGAGGAAATCGCTTCAACTGTGGGACATGGATGGACAAGATGGGAGAGAGTGACAAGGCTCATAACAAAGGAATCCCAGCTACACCTAG GGATGGCTCTGCAGTGGAGATAGTGGGTCTCTGTAAGTCCACAGTGCGCTGGTTAGTGGACCTTCATACGCACGGCTTCTTCCCTTACGCAACCCTAACCATCCTTAGTGATG GTCGTAACATCTCTGTGCCCTATGAAGAGTGGAACAGAAAGATCCAGGAGAACTTTGAGAAGATGTTTTACGTGTCTCACAACCTTCAGGACCCCAATGAGAAACACCCAGACCTGGTTCACAAGAGAGGCATCTACAAGGACAGCTATGGGGCCTCCAGTCCCTGGTGTGACTACCAGCTCAGGCCCAACTTTGCTATCACCATGGTGGTG GCTCCGGAGCTGTTCACAGTGGAAAGGGCCTGGGAGGCACTAGAGATGGCAGAGACTAAGCTGCTCGGCCCCCTGGGAATGAAGACCTTAGATCCAGA TGACATGAAGTACTGTGGTGTCTACGATAATACTCTGGATAGTGAGAATTTCAATGTTGCTAAGGGCTTCAACTACCATCAAGGACCT GAGTGGCTCTGGCCAGTCGGCTATTTCCTAAGAGCCAAACTGTACTTTGCCAAGAAGATGGGGCCAGAGATATACGACAAGACTGTGTACCTGGTGAAGAATGTCCTCTCTAGGCATAACATCCACTTCGAGAG ATCATCTTGGAAGGGTCTACCTGAGCTGACTAATGAGAATGGCCAGTACTGTCCCTTCAGCTGTGAGACTCAGGCCTGGTCTATCGCCACCATACTGGAGGTCCTGCATGATCTGTAG
- the LOC109909980 gene encoding glycogen debranching enzyme isoform X1, whose translation MVRSRQTRVLFLNDMERLERTLFRLEQGFELQFRLGPTLQGRHVQVHTNYPAEGEKFDRVKFWPLNWINPTGREDDSDKYCKLDLQVAGSYQYYFCAGTEEKTGSGYIVVDPVLRVGADNHVLPLDCIAIQTYLAKCLGPLDEWQDRLRVAKETGYNMIHFTPLQKLGMSRSCYSLADQLELNPEFSTEGKNYTWMDVGNLVEKLKKEWNMVCITDVVYNHTAANSRWLCLHPECGYNLVNSPHLKPAWVLDRALWHLTCDIADGKYSGHGVPAHIENEHQLHMLRGVLWDEIYPRTKLWEFYQVNVEKAVEQFRKLLQAGGKAVRLENEDKKRLRILPDPHGRRFGNTVDMTSALETFIPNGNEPSSIQECCNWLRNRLEELNVESYKEMHYHEEQATNCIVGNVVYERLADHGPKLGPITRNHPVVCGYFTFPFEDNLTFDQEMQLMSQTDKACHFLAHNGWVMSDDPLRNFAEPGSNVYLRRELICWGDSVKLRYGEKPADCPYLWAHMKKYTEITAQHFAGVRLDNCHSTPLHVAEYMLERARELKPDLYVVAELFTGSEELDNVFVTRLAITSLIREAMSAGDSHEEGRLVYRFGGEPVGSFVQPSLRPLVPSIAHAMFLDVTHDNECPVQIRSAYDSLPSSAIVSMASCATGSTRGYDELVPHQISVVKEERFYPKWNSEAKPSSAGEVNSQSGIIAGKLALNMLHQELASKGFSQVYVDQVDEDIVAVTRHCPSTHQSVVAVCHTAFRNPKTYQYRQEVPPMCIPGKIEEVVLEARTVERIAGSYQKDRKSINGLPDHTLEIREHIQLHDSKIVKQDDVMCKGRSEFVQEIEFEHLSPGSVIVFRVSLDPRSQELVGVLRRHLVQFSDHYKTGSMPDNNAPAILTTPLAAIMSKVTLADMNVLLFRCDAEEQEDGGGCYNIPSWMSLKYGGLQGLMSVMGDIRPKNDLGHPFCDNLRRGDWMIDYVSNRLVIKGGALGEVGKWFQAMFTYLKHIPRYLVPCYFDSIIVGAYTTALDIVFNKMSNFIQTGSTLVKQLALGSVQMCGVGLHPALPPLAPTLLDVPYRLNGVTNEKEQCCVSLAAGLPHFAAGMVRCWGRDTFMALRGLMLVTGRHLEARNIILAFAGTLRYGLIPNLLGQGTGARYNCRDAVWWWLQCIQDYCNMVPDGVNILMCPVSRMYPTNVSQPQPAGAWIQPLYDVIHEAMTRHMQGTEFRERNAGPQIDRNMTDEGFNVEAKVNEDTGFVYGGNRFNCGTWMDKMGESDKAHNKGIPATPRDGSAVEIVGLCKSTVRWLVDLHTHGFFPYATLTILSDGRNISVPYEEWNRKIQENFEKMFYVSHNLQDPNEKHPDLVHKRGIYKDSYGASSPWCDYQLRPNFAITMVVAPELFTVERAWEALEMAETKLLGPLGMKTLDPDDMKYCGVYDNTLDSENFNVAKGFNYHQGPEWLWPVGYFLRAKLYFAKKMGPEIYDKTVYLVKNVLSRHNIHFERSSWKGLPELTNENGQYCPFSCETQAWSIATILEVLHDL comes from the exons ATGGTTCGAAGCAGACAGACCAGAGTACTGTTCCTGAATGACATGGAGCGACTAGAGAGGACTCTGTTCCGACTAGAGCAAG GCTTTGAGCTCCAGTTCCGGTTGGGGCCCACTCTGCAGGGGAGGCATGTGCAGGTCCACACTAACTACCCTGCGGAGGGAGAGAAGTTTGACCGGGTTAAGTTCTGGCCTCTGAACTGGATAAACCCAACGGGGAGAGAGGATGACTCGGACAAGTACTGCAAACTGGACCTGCAGGTGGCAGGGTCCTACCAGTATTACTTTTGTGCTGG GACTGAAGAGAAGACTGGTAGTGGCTACATAGTGGTGGACCCAGTGCTGCGTGTGGGTGCTGATAACCATGTTCTACCCCTGGACTGTATTGCCATTCAGACATACCTGGCCAAGTGCCTGGGGCCTCTGGACGAATGGCAGGACAGGCTCAGGGTTGCCAAGGAGACCG gttATAACATGATCCACTTCACCCCGCTGCAGAAGTTAGGGATGTCTCGCTCCTGCTATTCTCTGGCCGACCAACTGGAGCTCAACCCAGAGTTCTCTACTGAAGGGAAGAACTACACCTGGATGGATGTGGGCAACCTGGTGGAGAAACTGAAGAAAGAGTGGAACATGGTCTGCATCACTGACGTGGTCTACAACCATACAG ctGCTAACAGTAGGTGGTTATGTCTACACCCTGAGTGTGGCTATAATCTGGTGAACTCGCCCCACCTGAAGCCAGCCTGGGTGCTGGACAGGGCTCTGTGGCACCTCACCTGTGACATCGCAGACGGGAAGTACAGTGGCCATGGTGTTCCTGCTCACATCGAGAATGAACACCAACTCCAC ATGCTGCGAGGTGTCCTCTGGGATGAGATCTACCCCAGGACCAAGCTGTGGGAGTTCTACCAGGTGAACGTGGAGAAGGCTGTGGAACAGTTCAGGAAGCTGCTTCAGGCAG GAGGCAAAGCAGTGAGATTAGAGAATGAGGATAAGAAGCGTCTGAGGATCCTCCCGGACCCCCATGGTCGACGCTTCGGTAACACCGTGGACATGACCTCAGCCTTGGAGACCTTCATACCCAATGG CAATGAGCCCTCATCCATCCAGGAGTGTTGTAACTGGTTGAGGAACAGACTGGAGGAGCTGAATGTGGAGAGCTATAAGGAGATGCACTACCATGAGGAACAGGCCACCAACTGCATTGTGGGAAATGTAGTGTACGAACGCCTTGCAGACCACGGGCCTAAGTTGGGACCTATTACCAGGAATCATCCAGTGGTGTGTGGATATTTCACCTTCCCGTTTGAGGACAACTTGACCTTTGACCAGGAAATGCAGCTGATGAGCCAGACAGACAAAGCGTGTCACTTCCTGGCCCACAACGGCTGGGTGATGTCAGACGACCCCCTGAGGAACTTTGCTGAGCCAG GCTCTAACGTGTACCTGAGGAGGGAGCTGATCTGCTGGGGAGACAGTGTGAAGCTGCGTTACGGTGAGAAACCAGCGGACTGTCCCTACCTGTGGGCCCACATGAAGAAGTATACAGAGATCACAGCCCAACACTTTGCGGGCGTGCGCTTGGACAACtgtcactccactcctctacatGTGGCCGAG TACATGCTGGAGAGAGCTCGCGAGCTGAAGCCTGACCTGTATGTGGTGGCTGAGCTGTTCACAGGCAGCGAGGAGCTGGACAATGTCTTTGTCACTAGACTGGCCATAACCTCCCTCATCAGAG AGGCTATGAGTGCAGGGGACAGTCATGAGGAGGGCAGGCTGGTCTACAGGTTTGGTGGAGAGCCTGTGGGCTCTTTCGTCCAGCCCAGCCTCAGACCTCTGGTGCCCTCTATCGCCCATGCCATGTTCCTGGATGTTACCCATGACAACGAGTGCCCTGTCCAG ATTCGCTCTGCGTACGACTCCCTCCCGAGCTCTGCTATTGTCTCCATGGCCAGTTGTGCTACAGGCAGTACTAGAGGATATGACGAGCTGGTCCCTCACCAG ATCTCTGTTGTGAAGGAGGAGCGCTTCTATCCAAAGTGGAACTCAGAGGCCAAGCCCTCCTCTGCAGGGGAGGTGAACTCCCAGAGTGGTATCATCGCTGGGAAACTGGCCCTCAACATGCTGCACCAAGAACTGGCCTCTAAGGGCTTCTCGCAG gtCTATGTGGACCAGGTGGATGAGGACATAGTGGCAGTAACCAGACATTGCCCCAGCACACACCAGTCTGTGGTAGCTGTGTGTCACACTGCCTTCAGGAACCCCAAGACCTATCAATATAGACAGGAGGTTCCCCCCATGTGCATCCCAG GTAAAATAGAGGAGGTGGTACTGGAGGCCAGGACTGTGGAGAGGATAGCTGGGTCGTACCAGAAAGACCGGAAGAGCATCAACGGTCTCCCTGACCACACATTAGAGATCAGAGAACACATCCAG CTACATGACAGCAAGATTGTGAAACAGGATGATGTCATGTGTAAGGGCCGCAGTGAATTTGTCCAGGAGATTGAATTCGAACACCTCAGCCCTGGTAGTGTGATAGTGTTCAG GGTGAGTCTGGACCCCAGGTCCCAGGAGCTGGTGGGGGTTCTGAGGAGACACCTGGTCCAGTTCAGTGACCATTACAAGACGGGCAGTATGCCTGACAACAACGCCCCAGCCATACTCACTACTCCTCTGGCAGC TATTATGTCCAAGGTGACCCTGGCGGACATGAACGTGTTGCTGTTCCGTTGTGACGCTGAAGAGCAGGAGGACGGTGGAGGCTGCTACAACATCCCTTCCTGGATGAGTCTCAAGTACGGAGGCCTGCAAG GTCTGATGTCGGTGATGGGGGACATTCGTCCCAAAAATGACCTGGGACACCCCTTCTGTGACAACTTGAGACGGGGAGATTGGATGATCGACTACGTCAGCAACCGGCTGGTCATCAAGGGAGGAGCACTGGGCGAG GTAGGCAAGTGGTTCCAGGCCATGTTTACCTATCTGAAGCACATCCCTCGCTACCTGGTGCCATGCTACTTCGACTCCATCATTGTTGGGGCTTATACCACCGCCTTGGATATTGTGTTCAATAAAATGTCAAA CTTCATCCAGACCGGTTCCACCCTGGTgaagcagttagctctgggctcaGTACAGATGTGTGGAGTTGGCCTGCACCCCGCCCTTCCCCCCCTGGCACCCACGCTGCTTGACGTGCCCTACCGTCTCAATGGGGTTACCAACGAGAAAGAGCAGTGCTGTGTGTCACTGGCTGCAG GTCTTCCTCATTTTGCGGCTGGGATGGTCCGTTGCTGGGGCCGGGACACTTTCATGGCACTGCGAGGTCTGATGCTGGTGACAGGAAGACACCTGGAGGCCAG AAACATAATCCTGGCGTTCGCTGGCACCCTGAGGTATGGCCTGATCCCCAACCTGCTGGGACAGGGGACTGGCGCCCGCTATAACTGCCGTGACGcagtatggtggtggctgcagTGCATCCAGGACTACTGCAACATGGTGCCTGACGGAGTCAACATCCTCATGTGCCCTGTGTCAAGGATGTATCCCACCAATGTGTCCCAGCCACAGCCCGCTGGAGCCTGG ATCCAGCCCCTGTATGATGTCATTCATGAGGCGATGACGCGTCATATGCAGGGGACGGAGTTCAGGGAGAGGAACGCTGGACCACAGATAGATCGCAACATGACCGATGAAG GGTTTAATGTTGAGGCCAAGGTGAATGAAGACACTGGGTTTGTCTATGGAGGAAATCGCTTCAACTGTGGGACATGGATGGACAAGATGGGAGAGAGTGACAAGGCTCATAACAAAGGAATCCCAGCTACACCTAG GGATGGCTCTGCAGTGGAGATAGTGGGTCTCTGTAAGTCCACAGTGCGCTGGTTAGTGGACCTTCATACGCACGGCTTCTTCCCTTACGCAACCCTAACCATCCTTAGTGATG GTCGTAACATCTCTGTGCCCTATGAAGAGTGGAACAGAAAGATCCAGGAGAACTTTGAGAAGATGTTTTACGTGTCTCACAACCTTCAGGACCCCAATGAGAAACACCCAGACCTGGTTCACAAGAGAGGCATCTACAAGGACAGCTATGGGGCCTCCAGTCCCTGGTGTGACTACCAGCTCAGGCCCAACTTTGCTATCACCATGGTGGTG GCTCCGGAGCTGTTCACAGTGGAAAGGGCCTGGGAGGCACTAGAGATGGCAGAGACTAAGCTGCTCGGCCCCCTGGGAATGAAGACCTTAGATCCAGA TGACATGAAGTACTGTGGTGTCTACGATAATACTCTGGATAGTGAGAATTTCAATGTTGCTAAGGGCTTCAACTACCATCAAGGACCT GAGTGGCTCTGGCCAGTCGGCTATTTCCTAAGAGCCAAACTGTACTTTGCCAAGAAGATGGGGCCAGAGATATACGACAAGACTGTGTACCTGGTGAAGAATGTCCTCTCTAGGCATAACATCCACTTCGAGAG ATCATCTTGGAAGGGTCTACCTGAGCTGACTAATGAGAATGGCCAGTACTGTCCCTTCAGCTGTGAGACTCAGGCCTGGTCTATCGCCACCATACTGGAGGTCCTGCATGATCTGTAG